The Pelmatolapia mariae isolate MD_Pm_ZW linkage group LG10_11, Pm_UMD_F_2, whole genome shotgun sequence genome includes a region encoding these proteins:
- the si:dkey-23o4.6 gene encoding retinol dehydrogenase 12 produces the protein MKAAHSGGFLVLPWPGGGGSSDPALGEESQGRLMLRCGALLGVTLICVAVLRKWIAGGICRCSVHLDGKTVVITGANTGIGKETSRDLARRGARVVMACRDLTRAERAAEEIRRSTGNGNVVIRHLDLASTYSVRQFAKDFLDSEERLDILINNAGVMMCPKQLTEDNFETQLAVNHLGHFLLTNLLLPKLKSSSPSRVVNVSSVAHHGGHIDFDDLFFSQRPYSALESYRQSKLANILFSRELARRLSGSGVSSFSLHPGVIRTELGRHVEGWFPLLGLLLKLPSLLLMKTPWEGCQTSLYCAVTPGLEELSGCYFSDCAEKETAPEGQDDVAARKLWEVSTRLVGLKNTC, from the exons ATGAAAGCTGCACATTCTGGGGGCTTCCTGGTGCTGCCGTGGCCCGGTGGCGGCGGCAGCTCAGACCCGGCCCTGGGAGAGGAAAGTCAGGGGCGCCTGATGCTGAGATGTGGAGCTCTGCTGGGAGTCACGCTGATTT gcgTGGCGGTGTTGAGGAAGTGGATTGCAGGTGGAATTTGTCGCTGCTCGGTTCATCTGGATGGGAAAACAGTTGTGATCACCGGAGCAAACACTGGCATCGGCAAAGAGACGAGCAGAGATCTGGCACGCCGAG GAGCCCGGGTGGTGATGGCGTGCAGGGACCTGACCCGGGCAGAACGGGCGGCTGAGGAAATCCGCCGGTCGACAGGAAATGGTAACGTGGTGATCAGACACCTGGACCTCGCTTCCACTTACTCCGTTAGACAGTTTGCTAAAGACTTCCTGGACAGCGAAGAAAGGCTGGACATCCTCATCAACAACGCAG GAGTGATGATGTGTCCAAAACAGCTGACAGAGGACAACTTTGAGACACAGCTGGCGGTCAACCATCTGGGTCACTTCCTACTCACCAATCTGCTGCTGCCGAAGCTGAAGAGCTCCTCCCCCAGCCGTGTGGTCAACGTGTCCTCCGTTGCCCACCATGGAG GTCATATTGACTTTGACGATCTGTTCTTCAGCCAGAGGCCATACAGCGCTCTGGAGAGCTACAGACAGAGCAAACTGGCTAACATCCTCTTCTCCAGAGAGCTGGCCCGACGTCTCTCAG GCTCTGGTGTGTCGTCGTTCTCTCTTCACCCAGGCGTGATCCGGACCGAGCTGGGTCGCCATGTGGAGGGTTGGTTCCCCCTGCTCGGGCTGCTGCTGAAGCTCCCATCCCTGCTCCTCATGAAGACTCCGTGGGAGGGCTGCCAGACCAGCCTGTACTGCGCTGTGACGCCGGGCCTGGAGGAACTGTCTGGATGCTACTTCAG CGACTGTGCAGAGAAAGAAACTGCTCCAGAGGGACAGGATGATGTGGCGGCAAGAAAACTGTGGGAGGTGAGCACACGACTGGTCGGACTGAAGAACACCtgctga